A window of Pedobacter lusitanus contains these coding sequences:
- a CDS encoding S1/P1 nuclease, whose protein sequence is MISVVKIKKVCIAIALVAYLPLNAAAWGQTGHRIVGQIADYYLTAKARKAVKQVLGNESMAIASNWPDFIKSDTSYNYMGSWHYVNIPGDLDQNGVFNFLETTKEANVYNKIPEMIAILKNKQSTADKQQWAMRLLIHMLGDVHQPMHTARKEDLGGNKVSVMWFGQRSNLHHVWDEDLIDRQQLSYTEYAEAINHPSKEQFTKWSHDSLKETVYESYMACNKIYDKTKADDKLSYRYNFEFIDLLNEQLLKGGVRLAQIINDIYS, encoded by the coding sequence ATGATTTCAGTAGTTAAAATAAAAAAGGTTTGTATCGCAATCGCATTAGTTGCTTATTTACCATTGAATGCTGCTGCCTGGGGGCAGACAGGACATAGAATTGTCGGACAGATTGCCGACTATTACCTGACCGCAAAAGCCCGGAAAGCAGTAAAACAGGTTTTGGGTAATGAAAGTATGGCTATCGCGAGTAACTGGCCTGACTTTATCAAATCAGATACCTCGTATAATTATATGGGTAGCTGGCATTATGTAAATATTCCTGGCGATTTAGATCAGAACGGAGTATTTAATTTCCTGGAAACAACTAAGGAAGCTAATGTGTATAATAAGATTCCTGAGATGATTGCTATACTTAAAAATAAACAAAGCACAGCCGATAAGCAACAGTGGGCTATGCGTTTATTAATACACATGCTGGGTGATGTTCATCAGCCGATGCATACCGCAAGAAAAGAAGATCTTGGCGGCAATAAAGTAAGTGTAATGTGGTTTGGACAGCGGTCTAATCTTCACCATGTTTGGGATGAAGATCTGATTGACAGACAGCAATTAAGCTATACAGAGTATGCCGAAGCAATTAACCATCCTTCAAAAGAGCAATTTACCAAATGGAGTCATGACTCACTGAAAGAAACAGTTTATGAATCTTACATGGCTTGTAATAAGATATATGACAAGACTAAAGCTGATGATAAACTGAGCTATCGCTATAATTTTGAGTTTATCGATTTGCTGAATGAGCAGTTGTTAAAAGGCGGTGTGCGTCTGGCACAGATTATTAATGATATTTATTCATAA
- the cphA gene encoding cyanophycin synthetase, giving the protein MKILGIQVLRGPNIWSVNRKKLIQMRLDLEDMEQRPTNVIDGFGDRLEKMIPSLFTHRCSKGEPGGFFARIKEGTWMGHVIEHIALEIQTLAGMDTGFGRTRQTKTEGIYNVVFSYLEEKAGIYAAEASVKIAEALIDNLDYDLEFDIHRLRELRQMERLGPSTGSIVDEAIARDIPWIRLNKSSLIQLGYGKNQVRFRATMTERTNSIAVDIAGDKDETKRILKDSAIPVANGVTISSIDELDDAIERIGFPLVFKPLDGNHGKGASINVKTPEAARLAFEHAKQYSRRIIIESFITGYDFRILVIDNKMVAAALRVPAHVTGNGIASVQQLIDKENEDPRRGYGHENVLTEILIDRDTLDLLSKKNYTLETVVPNGELVYLKSTANLSTGGTSIDVTDLVHPQNIFISERISRIIGLDICGIDVMAQNLTQPLTENGGVILEVNAAPGFRMHLAPSEGLPRNVAAPVIDMLYPPGKSTRIPIIAVTGTNGKTTTTRLIAHIVKSNGTRVGFTTSDGIYVQNTMLMKGDTTGPVSAEFILRDPTVEFAVLETARGGILRAGLGFKRCDIGVVTNIQEDHLGIADIHNLNDLTRVKAVVIGAVKRDGWAVLNADNKYCVKIAETADCKIAYFSMDENNPVIVEHCKKGGSAAIYENGYITIKKGDWKIRVDKVTHIPLTFGGSVDFMIQNVLAATLSTFLWGYKIEDIRMSLETFIPSAAQTPGRMNIFKFKEFKILVDFAHNTNGFNGIKDYLKTIEATEHIGVISGTGDRRDEDIKATARISAQMFDKIIICQEKYLRGRQQQEIIDLLIAGIKEVKPNMEIIINNDSTDCLKFLIATAKSGSFITILSDTIDNAIEKVTEYLDKEFGI; this is encoded by the coding sequence ATGAAAATACTCGGCATTCAAGTGCTAAGAGGACCAAATATCTGGTCGGTCAACAGAAAAAAGCTAATACAGATGAGACTGGATCTGGAGGACATGGAACAACGTCCTACAAATGTAATCGACGGATTTGGTGATCGTCTGGAAAAAATGATTCCAAGTCTGTTTACACACCGGTGTTCAAAAGGTGAACCGGGAGGCTTCTTTGCCCGTATTAAAGAAGGAACATGGATGGGACATGTCATAGAACACATTGCTCTTGAAATCCAGACACTAGCTGGTATGGATACAGGCTTTGGAAGAACCAGACAGACCAAAACAGAAGGTATTTATAATGTAGTATTTAGCTATCTCGAAGAAAAAGCCGGTATTTATGCCGCTGAAGCCAGCGTAAAAATCGCAGAAGCATTAATTGATAATCTGGATTATGATCTTGAATTTGACATTCACCGTTTAAGAGAATTAAGACAAATGGAGCGTCTTGGTCCAAGCACAGGCTCTATAGTAGATGAAGCGATTGCAAGAGATATTCCTTGGATCAGACTGAATAAAAGTTCTCTGATACAGCTGGGTTATGGCAAAAATCAGGTACGCTTCAGAGCTACCATGACAGAACGTACAAATAGTATTGCTGTAGATATTGCCGGTGACAAAGATGAGACCAAACGTATTTTGAAAGATTCAGCCATTCCGGTAGCTAATGGAGTCACCATCTCAAGTATAGACGAACTGGATGATGCCATTGAGCGTATTGGTTTCCCTCTTGTATTTAAACCTCTTGATGGAAACCACGGTAAAGGTGCATCGATTAATGTCAAAACACCAGAAGCTGCCAGACTTGCGTTCGAGCATGCTAAACAGTATTCAAGAAGAATAATCATTGAAAGTTTCATTACAGGTTATGACTTCAGAATACTGGTAATCGACAACAAAATGGTTGCAGCCGCCTTACGTGTACCGGCACATGTCACCGGAAACGGAATTGCATCGGTTCAGCAATTAATTGATAAAGAAAATGAAGATCCAAGACGTGGATACGGACATGAGAATGTCTTAACGGAGATACTTATCGACCGTGACACACTGGATTTGTTATCTAAAAAGAATTACACACTGGAAACAGTTGTACCTAACGGAGAGCTTGTTTATTTAAAGTCAACGGCCAATCTTAGCACAGGAGGAACTTCCATAGATGTAACTGACCTTGTACATCCCCAAAATATTTTCATCAGTGAACGTATATCCCGGATTATCGGATTAGATATTTGCGGAATAGATGTAATGGCGCAAAACCTTACTCAACCATTAACGGAAAATGGCGGCGTGATTCTGGAAGTCAATGCTGCCCCTGGTTTCCGCATGCACCTTGCTCCAAGTGAAGGACTGCCGAGGAATGTAGCTGCCCCTGTCATAGATATGTTATACCCTCCGGGCAAATCAACCAGAATACCAATAATTGCAGTAACCGGAACCAACGGGAAAACAACGACGACCAGACTGATTGCACATATTGTAAAAAGCAATGGTACCAGGGTTGGTTTTACAACTTCAGACGGAATCTATGTGCAAAATACTATGCTGATGAAAGGTGATACCACAGGACCTGTCAGTGCAGAATTTATACTCAGAGATCCGACTGTTGAATTTGCAGTACTTGAAACCGCAAGAGGTGGTATTCTAAGAGCAGGACTTGGCTTTAAACGCTGTGATATTGGTGTGGTAACTAATATACAGGAAGATCATCTTGGGATTGCCGATATACACAATCTGAATGATCTTACCAGAGTAAAAGCAGTTGTTATTGGTGCAGTCAAAAGAGACGGCTGGGCTGTATTAAATGCAGACAATAAATACTGCGTCAAAATAGCTGAAACTGCAGACTGCAAAATCGCCTACTTTAGCATGGATGAAAATAATCCCGTTATTGTTGAACATTGCAAAAAGGGCGGTTCAGCAGCCATTTATGAGAACGGATATATTACTATCAAAAAAGGTGACTGGAAAATAAGAGTAGACAAGGTTACCCATATCCCACTTACCTTTGGTGGGAGTGTTGATTTCATGATTCAGAACGTACTTGCTGCAACATTATCCACCTTCCTTTGGGGGTATAAGATTGAAGATATCAGAATGTCTCTGGAGACCTTCATTCCATCCGCTGCCCAAACACCAGGAAGAATGAACATCTTTAAATTCAAAGAGTTTAAAATTCTTGTAGATTTTGCCCATAATACCAATGGATTCAACGGGATCAAAGATTACCTGAAAACCATTGAGGCTACAGAACATATCGGGGTAATATCCGGGACTGGTGACAGACGTGATGAAGATATTAAAGCAACCGCCCGTATTTCAGCACAGATGTTTGATAAAATCATTATTTGTCAGGAAAAATATCTTCGTGGCCGTCAGCAACAGGAAATTATAGACTTACTGATTGCCGGAATTAAAGAAGTTAAACCTAATATGGAAATCATCATTAATAATGATTCCACTGACTGTCTGAAGTTCCTGATTGCGACTGCAAAATCAGGTTCTTTTATTACTATTTTGAGTGATACTATAGATAATGCGATAGAAAAAGTCACTGAGTACCTGGACAAGGAATTCGGTATTTAA
- a CDS encoding IS3 family transposase, whose amino-acid sequence MKKSQGLSTGKRSPRTYEWAKAIEELRPEHDIAILLDCKQMARSVFYYHHKRLNADDKYKHEKEEIASIYHLHKGRYGYRRVTAEMKNRGYNINHKTVQKLMGTLGLKCTIRKASYRSYKGEVGKIAPNELERDFEASLPNQKWATDVTQMNIKGEKIYLSPIIDMFNGEIISYSISKSPNMQMIEEMLYEAFDKVKDTKGLIFHSDQGWQYQHYGYRKALEKNGIIQSMSRKGNCLDNALAESFFGIMKTELLYRESFETTEEFITSLKEYIHYYNNKRIKNRLNGKSPVEYRALVQKT is encoded by the coding sequence ATTAAAAAAAGTCAAGGCCTTAGTACAGGAAAGAGAAGCCCGCGAACGTATGAGTGGGCAAAAGCCATCGAAGAACTAAGGCCGGAACATGATATTGCAATTCTATTGGATTGTAAACAGATGGCTCGTTCGGTATTTTATTATCATCATAAGCGGCTGAATGCTGATGATAAGTACAAGCATGAAAAAGAAGAGATCGCAAGTATATACCACCTGCATAAAGGCAGATATGGTTATCGGCGAGTCACCGCCGAAATGAAGAACCGGGGTTATAACATAAATCATAAGACTGTGCAAAAATTGATGGGAACATTAGGCTTAAAATGCACTATCAGGAAAGCAAGTTATCGATCATACAAAGGCGAGGTTGGCAAAATTGCCCCTAATGAACTTGAAAGGGATTTTGAAGCAAGTTTGCCTAATCAGAAATGGGCTACGGATGTCACCCAGATGAACATTAAAGGGGAGAAGATTTACCTGTCTCCTATAATTGACATGTTCAATGGGGAAATCATTTCCTATAGTATTTCAAAAAGTCCAAATATGCAGATGATAGAAGAAATGTTATACGAGGCTTTTGATAAAGTGAAAGATACAAAGGGACTTATTTTTCATTCTGACCAAGGCTGGCAATATCAACATTACGGATATAGAAAGGCTCTGGAAAAAAATGGAATTATTCAAAGCATGTCCAGAAAAGGAAATTGCTTAGATAACGCCTTGGCCGAAAGCTTTTTTGGTATTATGAAGACAGAATTGCTGTACAGAGAGAGCTTTGAAACTACAGAAGAATTTATCACTTCTTTAAAAGAATACATTCATTACTACAACAATAAAAGAATAAAAAACAGGTTAAATGGAAAGAGCCCGGTGGAATACCGAGCTCTCGTACAAAAAACTTAA
- a CDS encoding cyanophycinase, with protein sequence MVPKGKLIIIGGAINTGSFTETQFGLPQNMNFFERGILKRITTESVKDTLSRFEIITTASLVPEKVGEEYIKAFAQLDVHDVGVLNIVNREQANDILNCERVKSADVLVFTGGDQLRLSSIFGGTAIHEILLDKYANEEVVIAGTSAGAAASSKNMIYQGNSKDALLKGEVKITAGLGFIDGVIVDTHFVQRGRIGRLLYATASSPGILGIGLGEDTGLYISNGNTMEAIGSGMVILVDGRSMSDTNLTDVEMGQPVSIKNMIVHVMCDGDIYDLTAHQLNIHHPKVIPTA encoded by the coding sequence ATGGTTCCAAAGGGTAAATTGATAATTATTGGTGGTGCAATAAATACCGGGAGTTTTACTGAAACACAATTCGGGCTGCCTCAGAACATGAATTTCTTTGAGCGCGGAATCCTAAAACGTATTACTACTGAATCGGTAAAAGATACGTTATCCCGCTTTGAAATTATTACTACAGCCTCACTGGTTCCGGAAAAAGTTGGAGAAGAATATATCAAAGCCTTTGCGCAACTCGATGTTCATGATGTTGGTGTATTAAACATAGTAAACAGAGAACAGGCGAACGATATTTTGAATTGTGAGCGGGTTAAATCTGCTGATGTACTGGTTTTTACAGGTGGAGATCAATTAAGACTATCTTCTATTTTTGGTGGTACAGCTATTCATGAAATACTATTGGATAAGTATGCAAATGAAGAAGTTGTAATTGCCGGGACATCAGCTGGTGCTGCGGCTAGCTCAAAAAATATGATATACCAGGGGAACAGTAAAGATGCTTTGCTGAAAGGCGAAGTCAAAATTACAGCCGGACTGGGATTTATTGATGGAGTAATTGTCGATACTCATTTTGTACAGCGTGGGCGTATAGGAAGGCTTCTTTATGCTACGGCAAGCAGTCCGGGGATACTTGGGATTGGTCTTGGTGAAGACACAGGTTTGTATATTTCAAATGGTAATACGATGGAAGCGATAGGCTCCGGTATGGTCATTTTAGTAGATGGCAGAAGTATGTCAGATACCAATCTGACAGATGTGGAAATGGGACAACCGGTTTCTATAAAAAATATGATTGTACATGTGATGTGTGACGGAGATATTTATGACCTGACTGCGCATCAGCTGAATATTCATCACCCTAAAGTAATACCGACAGCATAA
- a CDS encoding DUF1543 domain-containing protein has protein sequence MKSLKLYQLLLGCKPAGRNTEQHDVFFAVGTCLKDLEQEILNFWPEANGKIHLDAWREVTAVEGFSIQVVEKDKASEPSPNALFFLNLGGYKPDEFDELHYRMLLIGAGKAEVIKKAKESAFFLHTGFEGAPSHIDDKYGVDVDDIFEIEDVLPAGIKENYKIVISPAETTFKDEIHLGYFPLKNL, from the coding sequence ATGAAGTCTTTGAAATTGTACCAGTTATTATTGGGTTGTAAACCTGCCGGCAGAAATACGGAACAGCATGATGTGTTTTTTGCTGTTGGAACCTGTTTGAAAGATCTGGAACAGGAAATTTTAAATTTCTGGCCTGAGGCTAATGGTAAAATACATTTAGATGCCTGGAGAGAGGTTACTGCTGTTGAGGGTTTCAGTATACAGGTAGTTGAGAAGGATAAAGCTTCGGAGCCATCACCAAATGCACTTTTTTTTCTTAATCTGGGAGGATATAAACCAGATGAATTTGATGAGCTGCATTATAGAATGCTTTTGATTGGTGCAGGTAAAGCTGAAGTTATTAAAAAGGCCAAAGAGTCGGCATTCTTCCTTCATACAGGCTTTGAAGGGGCACCATCTCACATCGATGACAAATATGGAGTTGATGTAGATGATATATTTGAAATTGAAGATGTGTTACCGGCTGGAATAAAAGAGAATTACAAAATTGTAATATCTCCGGCTGAAACGACTTTTAAAGATGAAATCCACCTGGGGTATTTTCCTTTGAAAAATTTGTAA
- a CDS encoding low molecular weight protein-tyrosine-phosphatase gives MKILMVCLGNICRSPLAEGVVRQLIANENLDWEVASAGTGNWHTGQPADRRSIAVAKNYGYDISRQRARLFGGELFDEFDHILVMDKNNLRDVLKLAVNEEQRKKVRLFLTDNQEVTDPYFDDKLFDPVFLTIEERAKRLIEELKKH, from the coding sequence ATGAAGATCCTGATGGTTTGTTTGGGCAATATCTGTCGTTCTCCGCTTGCAGAAGGGGTTGTCAGACAGTTGATTGCAAATGAGAATCTGGATTGGGAAGTAGCCTCGGCAGGAACAGGGAACTGGCATACCGGCCAGCCCGCTGACCGTAGAAGTATTGCGGTTGCTAAAAATTATGGATACGATATTTCCAGACAGCGTGCCCGCCTTTTCGGAGGGGAACTGTTTGATGAATTTGATCATATCCTGGTGATGGATAAAAACAATTTGCGTGATGTACTAAAACTGGCCGTTAATGAAGAACAACGTAAAAAAGTAAGACTATTTTTAACGGATAATCAGGAAGTTACAGATCCGTATTTTGATGATAAATTATTTGATCCGGTCTTTCTGACTATTGAAGAAAGAGCTAAAAGACTGATTGAAGAGCTAAAAAAACATTAA
- a CDS encoding fumarate hydratase, giving the protein MAFLGCERRPNVQGNGEKFLQGVWSQDSITNAAKLMNYTQHQIKITCDSFYVDLTTHSKVNYYEDPCYNNGVWKEYAKGVYQVRKDSLFLEGTYTKANYKQKVSGCYTVGIYRKSFLIRSTDSTHLFLQSLSDQRDVNLVLKQKIKCVPQEL; this is encoded by the coding sequence ATGGCGTTTCTCGGTTGTGAGAGACGCCCAAACGTTCAGGGTAATGGAGAAAAATTTTTACAGGGTGTCTGGAGTCAGGACAGCATTACCAATGCTGCTAAACTGATGAATTACACTCAGCATCAGATAAAAATTACCTGTGACTCTTTTTATGTTGATCTGACTACACATTCAAAGGTGAATTACTATGAAGATCCGTGCTATAATAATGGTGTTTGGAAAGAATATGCAAAAGGTGTATATCAGGTAAGAAAGGATAGTTTGTTTCTGGAAGGAACGTATACCAAAGCTAATTATAAACAGAAAGTCTCCGGCTGCTATACAGTTGGGATATACAGAAAAAGTTTTTTGATCAGATCAACTGATTCTACTCATCTTTTTTTACAGAGTCTGAGTGATCAGCGGGACGTAAATCTAGTCCTGAAACAAAAAATCAAGTGCGTACCGCAAGAATTATAA
- the fumC gene encoding class II fumarate hydratase produces MNFRTEHDTMGEVQVPADKYWGAQTERSRNNFKIGPEASMPKEIIHAFGYLKKAAALANQELGVLASDKAEWIAKACDEVIAGKLDDQFPLVIWQTGSGTQSNMNSNEVIAYRAHVMNGGSLTDEKKILHPNDDVNKSQSSNDTYPTAMHIAAYKQAVEITIPGLEKLEKTLQAKATEFADIVKTGRTHFMDATPLTLGQEFSGYAQQITNSIRAIKNALVMITELALGGTAVGTGLNTPKGYDVLVARKIAELTGLPFVTAPNKFEALAAHDAMVELSGAYKRAAVALMKIGNDVRMLSSGPRSGIGEIIIPDNEPGSSIMPGKVNPTQPEALTMVCAQVMGNDVTVGIGGSNGHFELNVFKPVIAANVLQSGRLLGDACVSFNDNCAVGILPNLPEIKKHLENSLMLVTALNPHIGYENAAKIAKKAHKENKTLREAAVELGLLTSEQFDEWVKPGDMVGSLK; encoded by the coding sequence ATGAATTTTAGAACCGAACACGACACCATGGGCGAAGTGCAGGTCCCTGCTGATAAGTATTGGGGAGCACAAACTGAACGTTCACGTAATAATTTTAAAATTGGTCCTGAGGCTTCCATGCCAAAAGAGATTATCCATGCTTTTGGTTATCTCAAAAAAGCTGCAGCACTGGCTAATCAGGAACTTGGTGTACTGGCAAGTGATAAGGCAGAATGGATTGCTAAGGCATGTGATGAAGTTATTGCCGGAAAATTAGACGATCAGTTTCCTCTTGTAATCTGGCAAACAGGTTCAGGAACACAGAGCAATATGAATTCAAATGAAGTGATTGCCTATCGTGCGCATGTTATGAACGGTGGTAGTCTGACAGATGAAAAGAAAATTCTGCATCCGAATGATGATGTCAATAAATCACAATCTTCAAATGATACTTATCCTACAGCTATGCACATTGCGGCATATAAACAAGCTGTAGAAATTACTATACCAGGGCTTGAAAAACTGGAAAAGACATTACAGGCTAAAGCAACTGAATTTGCTGATATTGTTAAAACCGGAAGAACTCACTTCATGGATGCAACTCCGTTAACACTTGGACAGGAGTTTTCAGGTTATGCACAGCAAATCACCAATAGTATCAGAGCAATTAAAAATGCGCTGGTAATGATTACTGAACTGGCTTTAGGTGGTACTGCCGTAGGAACGGGTCTGAATACTCCAAAAGGATATGATGTACTGGTTGCCCGTAAGATTGCAGAACTTACCGGTTTACCTTTTGTTACGGCTCCGAATAAATTTGAAGCACTGGCTGCACATGATGCTATGGTAGAATTGTCAGGTGCTTATAAACGTGCTGCAGTAGCTTTAATGAAGATCGGCAATGATGTGAGAATGTTAAGCTCAGGCCCGCGTTCTGGTATTGGTGAGATCATCATTCCGGACAATGAACCAGGTTCTTCTATTATGCCTGGAAAAGTTAATCCTACTCAGCCTGAAGCATTGACAATGGTTTGTGCACAGGTAATGGGAAATGACGTAACTGTAGGTATTGGTGGTAGCAACGGCCATTTTGAACTAAATGTTTTTAAACCGGTTATCGCTGCAAATGTATTACAGTCAGGAAGATTACTGGGTGATGCCTGTGTATCATTCAATGATAACTGTGCTGTTGGTATTCTGCCTAATTTACCGGAAATTAAAAAACATCTTGAAAACTCTTTAATGCTTGTTACGGCTCTGAACCCACATATTGGTTACGAAAATGCTGCTAAGATTGCTAAAAAGGCACATAAAGAAAATAAAACATTACGTGAGGCTGCAGTAGAACTGGGGTTATTAACCAGTGAACAGTTTGATGAATGGGTAAAACCGGGAGATATGGTAGGTAGTTTAAAATAA
- a CDS encoding serine hydrolase domain-containing protein, with product MTYRTFFPVAVLATFLISACSHANKKHQDPKIRTVNDDKTDSLLISYDPAKGDKWIANFVDNLHRKFGFNGNMLVAKDGKILYEKAIGWADYLHRDSLKINSEFELASITKTFTGVAIMQLVEQGKIKLTDNVKKFYPNFPYEDITVKLLLTHRSGMMNYVYFSDGVWKDKKKPMSNVDVMNLIAQYKPNRYAKPDTRFHYNNSNFMVLGAIIEKVTGKTYAEYMMENVFKPAGMKHTHVYSTTAYSKIPVDVVGHDRTWKYSVVQNFLDGPVGDKGIYSTVHDLVLYDNALKKGRLLKQASLDSAYTGHNKAINGHFNYGYGWRMYDGENGRKVVYHTGWWHGFRHIYVRDIQKNIVIIFLGNLTNGSLMHLDDLYKHLGVPVIRKGAYTGTGSMPGSDED from the coding sequence ATGACCTACCGTACCTTTTTTCCCGTGGCTGTGCTGGCCACTTTTCTCATTAGCGCCTGTTCACATGCCAATAAAAAACATCAGGATCCAAAAATCAGAACTGTAAACGATGACAAGACAGATAGCCTTCTCATTTCGTACGATCCGGCTAAAGGAGATAAATGGATAGCAAACTTTGTAGATAACCTGCATAGGAAATTCGGATTCAACGGAAATATGCTTGTAGCAAAAGACGGCAAAATACTTTATGAAAAAGCTATTGGATGGGCTGATTATCTGCATCGCGATAGCTTAAAGATTAATTCAGAATTTGAGCTTGCTTCAATCACCAAGACATTTACCGGTGTTGCGATCATGCAACTGGTTGAACAGGGCAAAATTAAACTGACAGACAATGTAAAAAAATTCTATCCTAATTTCCCTTACGAAGATATCACCGTAAAATTACTGCTTACACACCGCAGCGGAATGATGAATTACGTCTATTTCAGTGACGGGGTTTGGAAAGACAAGAAGAAGCCGATGAGTAACGTTGACGTTATGAATCTCATTGCACAATATAAACCCAACCGTTACGCTAAACCCGATACAAGATTTCATTACAACAATTCCAACTTTATGGTACTTGGTGCCATTATTGAAAAAGTAACCGGCAAAACATATGCAGAATATATGATGGAAAATGTATTCAAGCCAGCGGGGATGAAACATACCCACGTATACTCTACAACAGCCTATTCAAAGATCCCGGTTGATGTAGTAGGCCACGACCGTACCTGGAAATATTCAGTAGTACAAAATTTCCTTGACGGGCCCGTCGGTGATAAAGGGATTTACAGTACTGTTCATGATCTAGTACTTTATGATAATGCATTAAAAAAAGGCCGTTTGTTAAAACAAGCCAGTCTTGACTCAGCTTACACCGGCCATAATAAAGCCATCAACGGTCACTTTAACTATGGCTACGGATGGAGAATGTACGATGGAGAAAACGGACGCAAAGTAGTCTACCATACAGGTTGGTGGCATGGTTTCCGTCACATCTATGTACGGGATATACAAAAGAATATCGTCATTATTTTCCTGGGCAACCTGACTAATGGCAGTTTAATGCATCTGGATGACCTGTATAAACACCTTGGTGTTCCAGTAATCAGAAAAGGAGCATACACCGGAACAGGGTCTATGCCTGGAAGTGATGAAGATTAA
- a CDS encoding PA2169 family four-helix-bundle protein, translating into MENTKVNPETLNDLIKINNDRITGYEKAIQELTDNDRDLKDLFLKMIAESHTNKMALASAVQGSGTELETGTTAAGKIYRAWMDVKGVFTGYDRKTILNNCEAGEDAAQKAYKMALEEEDLSAETRNLIEEQKVKLRASHDQIRALRDQTV; encoded by the coding sequence ATGGAAAATACTAAAGTAAACCCAGAGACACTGAATGACCTGATTAAAATTAATAATGATCGTATTACCGGATATGAAAAAGCTATTCAGGAATTAACAGATAACGATCGTGACTTAAAGGACTTGTTTTTGAAAATGATTGCCGAAAGTCATACCAATAAAATGGCTCTTGCTTCTGCTGTTCAGGGCTCAGGAACTGAACTGGAAACAGGAACTACTGCTGCAGGTAAAATCTATCGTGCATGGATGGATGTTAAAGGTGTATTTACAGGGTATGATCGTAAAACAATTTTGAATAATTGTGAAGCCGGAGAAGATGCAGCTCAAAAAGCATATAAGATGGCTTTGGAAGAGGAAGATCTGTCTGCCGAAACGAGAAATCTGATCGAAGAGCAGAAAGTGAAATTGCGGGCTTCGCACGATCAGATCAGGGCATTGAGAGATCAGACCGTATAA
- a CDS encoding helix-turn-helix domain-containing protein encodes MAKHTFEEKLDIVSQVIKGTPILWISRERRIDDDMILEWVRKYNLHGESGLRKQANIKSTSGFKEEVVRLIIEKGVPLRQVVLERKVSRSALESWVRLVRGEGYAVLYKQKPRGRPPKGMGKSKKLGPETELEKLQAENARLRAENALLKKVKALVQEREARERMSGQKPSKN; translated from the coding sequence ATGGCAAAACACACATTTGAGGAGAAGCTCGATATAGTTTCTCAAGTGATAAAAGGGACACCGATTCTTTGGATATCCCGAGAACGGCGTATTGATGATGACATGATATTGGAATGGGTTCGGAAATATAACCTCCATGGAGAAAGTGGGCTACGCAAGCAAGCCAATATCAAGTCTACTTCTGGTTTCAAAGAAGAAGTTGTAAGGCTCATTATAGAAAAAGGTGTACCTTTAAGACAGGTTGTTCTGGAACGTAAAGTAAGTAGAAGTGCCTTAGAGAGCTGGGTAAGATTAGTACGAGGTGAAGGCTACGCAGTACTATACAAACAAAAGCCCCGTGGACGACCACCTAAAGGCATGGGAAAATCAAAGAAACTTGGACCTGAAACAGAACTAGAGAAGCTCCAGGCGGAGAATGCCCGCTTGCGAGCAGAGAACGCGCTATTAAAAAAAGTCAAGGCCTTAGTACAGGAAAGAGAAGCCCGCGAACGTATGAGTGGGCAAAAGCCATCGAAGAACTAA